The DNA segment AGGAACCGAACCCTTCGATACGGAGAAATCCACCACACGGCCTCTCCCGCCCGCCCAGGCTGCGTCGGAGTGGAAGCTGCCCCCGGGATTCCGTGCGACCGTTTTTGCGGCGGAGCCTGACATCCGTCAGCCGATCGCCATGTGTCTGGATGACCGGGGGCGCTTGTGGGTGGCGGAGAGTTTCATGTATGCGGGTAGCATCGGCGGATACTACGAGAAGAAGCTGCGCGACCGCATCGTGATCCTGGAGGATACGGACCACGACGGTGTGCACGACAAACGGACCGTGTTCGCGGAAGGACTCGAACGCCTCACCAGCATCGAGGTCGGTCTGGGCGGTGTATGGGCATTGACCCTGCCCGATCTTGTCTTCATCCCGGACAAGAACCGGGATGATGTTCCGGACGGTCCCGCCGTCGCTCTCATCGACGGATTCGATGTCAAGAAGTCAGGGCATACCATGGCCAACGGCCTGCGCTGGGGACCTGACGGCTGGCTCTATGGGCGGCAGGGCATTCTCGGCCATTCATTGCTGGGAAGGCCGGGCTCACCAACGGAAGCCAGGTTGAAGATGAATGTGGGCATCTGGCGCTACCACCCGTCCCGCCAGACGGTCGAAGTGGTTGCGGAAGGAACCACCAATCCGTGGGGAATGGACTGGGATGAGCACGGGGAACTGTTCTTCATCAACACGGTCATCGGCCACCTCTGGCATGTCATCCCCGGTGCCCATTACAAGAGGATGTTCGGCGATGACTACAATCCCCATATCTACGGCCAGATCGACCAGCATGCCGACCATGTCCATTGGGACACGGCGGAGAAGTGGAGTGAGATCCGAGTGGGGATGAGTGCGGAATCCTCCTCCGCCGGAGGTGGCCACGCGCACACGGGCCTGATGATCTATCTGGGGGACAACTGGCCGGAGGAATACCGGAATGAGCTGTTCACGATCAACTTTCATGGCCGCCGCCTGAACAGGGAACATCTGGAACCTACCGGCAGCGGCTTCACCGGCCGCCACCGCGCCGATCTCGCCTTCTCAGCGGATCCGTGGTTCCGCGGGATCGATCTGCTGTATGGTCCGGACGGTGGAGTTTTCATCGCCGACTGGTCGGACACCGGGGAATGTCACGATGATGACGGCATCCATCGCCAGTCCGGCAGGATCTACAAGATCACCCATGGGATTCCTGCCGTTCCATCCGTGGCAGACGTTGGAACCACGCCGGCGGAGGCGCTGCTTCCCCTGCTCTCCCACCGGAACGAATGGTTCGCGCGCCGGGCACGTCTCTCACTCCAGCACCGTGCGGGCGCCGGAGAAAGCATGGAGCCGTTGCTTTCCCCCCTCCGCAGCCATCTCCGGGACGGTGCCACCGCCGCACTGAAACTCCGGGCGCTGTGGTCGCTCCACGCCATCGGCGGGGCGGACCGCAAGATGCTGATCGATCTGCTTTCCCACCCGGAGCCAGCCGTCCGGATCTGGTCGATCCGCCTGCTGCTCGACAGTGCCACACCTGCCTCAGGCGATGAGGGAACCATCCGCGCACTGGTCCGGATCGCCGGGACGGAATCATCACCCGCCGTGCGTCTCGCACTCGCCAGCGCGCTGCAGAGGATCCCGGTAGCACCCCGTGTTGCCATCGCGGCTCCACTGCTGAAGCACGCCGGGGATGTCGCGGACCATAATCTTCCGTTGATGCTGTGGTATGGCATTGAGCCTCTCGCAGCAACCGACCGTCGTGCATTGGCCGGTCTGGCAGTCGATTGTGCCATTCCCCTCGTGCGCAACCATATTGCCAGACGGCTCGCCCTTGATCCGGAGGATCCCGGACAAGCATTCGACAGCCTCATCCGGCATGCTGCGACGGCACCGGACGAGTGGACGCTGGACATCCTCGCCGGTCTGTCGAAAGCGCTGGAAGGTGTCCCCTCACCCAAGCCCACCCCAGCGTGGTCCATGCTTTCCTCCGTGATCGGAGAGTCGGGAAACCCGGATTTGGTCGGTTTCCATCGCTCCCTGGGGGCTTTGTTCAGGGATCCCGCCGCGATTGAGTCCAACCGCGCCCTGACTGTGGACGACAACGCGCCTTTGGAAGCCAGAGTCGCCGCGCTGCGCACTCTCAGCAAGATCCGAGACGCCGGTTCATTGGAGGTGGCAAAGAGCCTCATCGGAAAGCCCGGACTCCGCCCTGCAGCCGTGGAGCGCCTCGCCATGGAGAGCGATCCAGAGGTTGCCGCTTTGCTTCTCCGTCAGTTGCCCGTCATTCCGGCTTCGGACCGACCGGTGATCATCGACGCATTGATCTCCCGTCCGCGATGGGCCGCGCTGCTGGTTGCGGACATCGCCTCAGGAAAGCTCGCCGCGGATTCGCTTTCGCCGTTCCAGGTCCGACAGATCCGCTCGTTGAAAGCTCCTGAATTGGCCGGGGAGATCACCCGGCTGTGGGGCGGGATGCGGGATGCCAGCAAGGAGAAGATCCACGCGGCAAACGTCTGGAAACTCTACCTCACCCCGAAAACGCTGTCGCAGGCGGACAAGAAGAAGGGCAAGGAGATCTACGCCCAATACTGCGGCACCTGCCACAAGATGTATGGTGAAGGAGGATCCGTCGGTCCCGAACTGACCGGTG comes from the Luteolibacter sp. SL250 genome and includes:
- a CDS encoding PVC-type heme-binding CxxCH protein → MPRVRTFILLCFSALTVGLPAQEGTEPFDTEKSTTRPLPPAQAASEWKLPPGFRATVFAAEPDIRQPIAMCLDDRGRLWVAESFMYAGSIGGYYEKKLRDRIVILEDTDHDGVHDKRTVFAEGLERLTSIEVGLGGVWALTLPDLVFIPDKNRDDVPDGPAVALIDGFDVKKSGHTMANGLRWGPDGWLYGRQGILGHSLLGRPGSPTEARLKMNVGIWRYHPSRQTVEVVAEGTTNPWGMDWDEHGELFFINTVIGHLWHVIPGAHYKRMFGDDYNPHIYGQIDQHADHVHWDTAEKWSEIRVGMSAESSSAGGGHAHTGLMIYLGDNWPEEYRNELFTINFHGRRLNREHLEPTGSGFTGRHRADLAFSADPWFRGIDLLYGPDGGVFIADWSDTGECHDDDGIHRQSGRIYKITHGIPAVPSVADVGTTPAEALLPLLSHRNEWFARRARLSLQHRAGAGESMEPLLSPLRSHLRDGATAALKLRALWSLHAIGGADRKMLIDLLSHPEPAVRIWSIRLLLDSATPASGDEGTIRALVRIAGTESSPAVRLALASALQRIPVAPRVAIAAPLLKHAGDVADHNLPLMLWYGIEPLAATDRRALAGLAVDCAIPLVRNHIARRLALDPEDPGQAFDSLIRHAATAPDEWTLDILAGLSKALEGVPSPKPTPAWSMLSSVIGESGNPDLVGFHRSLGALFRDPAAIESNRALTVDDNAPLEARVAALRTLSKIRDAGSLEVAKSLIGKPGLRPAAVERLAMESDPEVAALLLRQLPVIPASDRPVIIDALISRPRWAALLVADIASGKLAADSLSPFQVRQIRSLKAPELAGEITRLWGGMRDASKEKIHAANVWKLYLTPKTLSQADKKKGKEIYAQYCGTCHKMYGEGGSVGPELTGGGRDNLDYLLSNILDPSEVVAKENQLSIITLKDGRTFSGMIRASDERTTSLQTLTEKISLPTADIAKTETLPNSLMPEGLIDAIPREQVRDLIAWLMDKGNQ